In one Nitrospira sp. CR1.1 genomic region, the following are encoded:
- a CDS encoding adenylosuccinate synthase, which produces MANLVIIGSQWGDEGKGKIVDILAKDADMVVRYQGGSNAGHTVINARDTFIFHLIPSGILYRGTRCLIGNGVVVDPGALIEEMDHLQGQGVKIGKNFAVSDRAHLILPYHKAIDKASEQSKGVRRIGTTGRGIGPSYGDKMARIGIRMGDLLNPPLFKQKLEENLVDINWLLEQLHKVDCFELEKVYQQYMAYADRLKSYIVDTTLVVNKAVDAGKTVLFEGAQGTHLDVDFGTYPYVTSSSSSAGGACTGTGVGPTKIDAVMGITKAYTTRVGSGPFPTELTDEVGGWLQERGKEFGATTGRARRCGWFDSVVVRHATRVNGLSSLAVTKLDVLDGRKELKICTGYRVNGKLHRDMPSDLLALTRCEPVYERIRGWSAPTTGVRTYKNLPAEAKRYLTRIEELAECRIDMISTGSRRDETIILNNPLKAGRRARTPRS; this is translated from the coding sequence ATGGCGAATCTCGTCATCATCGGCTCCCAATGGGGCGACGAAGGTAAAGGGAAAATTGTCGATATCCTGGCCAAGGATGCCGACATGGTCGTGCGGTACCAGGGTGGGTCCAATGCCGGCCATACGGTCATCAATGCGCGAGATACGTTCATTTTCCATCTCATCCCCTCGGGTATCTTGTACCGCGGCACCCGCTGCCTGATCGGCAATGGGGTGGTGGTTGATCCCGGCGCATTGATCGAAGAAATGGATCACCTGCAGGGGCAGGGCGTCAAAATCGGCAAGAATTTCGCCGTCAGCGACCGCGCCCATTTGATTCTGCCCTACCATAAGGCCATCGATAAGGCTTCGGAGCAGTCCAAAGGCGTCCGTCGTATCGGCACTACCGGTCGCGGCATCGGCCCTTCTTACGGGGATAAAATGGCGCGGATCGGCATTCGCATGGGCGATTTGCTGAATCCTCCGCTCTTCAAGCAGAAGCTGGAAGAAAACTTGGTCGACATCAATTGGCTGCTCGAACAACTGCACAAGGTGGACTGCTTCGAGCTGGAAAAGGTCTATCAGCAATACATGGCCTATGCCGATCGACTGAAGAGCTACATCGTCGATACGACATTGGTCGTCAATAAAGCCGTCGATGCCGGAAAGACGGTGTTATTCGAGGGCGCGCAAGGAACACACCTGGATGTGGATTTTGGGACGTATCCTTATGTGACCTCGTCGAGTTCTTCGGCCGGTGGCGCCTGTACGGGAACCGGGGTAGGTCCCACCAAAATCGATGCAGTGATGGGGATTACCAAGGCTTATACGACGCGTGTCGGCAGCGGCCCGTTCCCGACTGAACTCACCGATGAAGTCGGCGGATGGCTCCAGGAGCGTGGAAAAGAATTTGGCGCGACCACCGGACGGGCACGTCGCTGCGGGTGGTTTGACAGTGTCGTGGTCCGGCATGCGACGAGGGTCAACGGGCTTTCCTCACTGGCTGTCACGAAATTGGATGTGTTGGACGGCCGGAAAGAATTGAAGATCTGCACGGGTTACCGAGTGAATGGCAAGCTCCATCGGGACATGCCGTCCGACTTGCTGGCCTTGACCAGGTGTGAGCCGGTCTATGAACGTATCCGCGGGTGGAGCGCGCCCACCACGGGTGTCAGGACGTATAAGAATTTGCCCGCGGAAGCCAAACGGTATCTCACGAGGATTGAGGAACTGGCCGAGTGTCGGATCGATATGATTTCCACCGGTTCACGGCGGGATGAAACCATCATTCTCAACAATCCACTCAAGGCCGGCCGCCGCGCACGTACGCCACGTTCATGA